In Candidatus Methylacidithermus pantelleriae, the DNA window GGATGGAAACGAGGCTAATCCTTGATGGGGAAAAATCGAGCCAAGGGGGAATATGGACTTCGATGGGCAACGGTGATCCAGTGGGTGGTTGCCTTTGGGGTTCTTTCGGCGCTAGGGCTTAACTATGTGTGGCTGAAAAACGAGATTTTGCGCCTCTCGGGAGAGATCGGCGCTTTGGAAAAGGAGTTGGAAGGATGGAACCGGCGCAACGCCCGATGGGAGGCCAATATTGGTGTCCTTCTGGCATCTTCCGAACTCGAGCGCAAGGTGCGCGAATGGCATCTGGGGTTGGTGCCTTTGGGCGAGCTCGAAGTGATCGCGATGGATCGGGTCCAGGAAGCTCCCAAGTCCCGGCGCGCGGAGCCGGTGCGCTCACACCCGGCGAGGTGAGACAAAGGGCGCTGATCATTGTTGCGCTTTTAGTCCTAGGGCTTACGGCGATTTCTCTGCGCCTGGTTCAACTCCAGCTCTGGGAACATGAAAAGTACGCCCGGCTAGCGATGGAGAATCATAACGTAAGGCTCTGGCTGGAACCGCGGCGGGGCGTCATTTTGGACCGGAACTTCCAAGTACTGGCCCAAAGTCGTCCCACCTACGAGGTCCACCTCGATATGCAGCATGTTTTCGAACCTGGGCTACTCCTCCCGGCTTTAGCGCGCATTGCCGGCAAGCCGCCAGAAGTTTTGGTCCGGACGGTGAATCCGTCCGATCGGTATGCGCTTTTATCGAAGGATCTTTCGGAAGAGAAAGTGGCGCAGCTAGAGGCTCTCCAAAAGGAGTGGTTGCGGAAATGGCAAAAGGAGGGCAAAGCGGTGGCCCCTTTCCTCATTGTGGAAGAGCGGTACAAAAGACTCTATCCCAATGGATCGCTTGCGTGCCATGTCGTGGGAATGGTGGATGAAACGGGCCGGGGAGTTCTTGGTGTCGAAAAGGCATGGGAGAACTGGCTTGCAGGTAAGCCCGGCGAAAAATGGTTCGAGCGCGATGTTCGCGGTCGCGAAATTGCGGCCTTTCGAGCGAAGGATGTTCCCCCGGTCGATGGGTCGACGGTGGTCCTTACGCTGGATGCGGGTGTGCAGCGGGTACTGGAGGAAGGTCTTAAGGGGCTCGAGGGAAAGTATCATCCCAACGGCTGTTTTGCCATTGCCTTGCGACCCAAGACCGGGGAGGTCTTGGGGTTGGCCAATCGTCCTTCGTTTGATCCCTCGCGGAGGGGGTCGATCGATGCGGCCTCTCTTCGGAACCGTTGTCTTACGGATACTTTTGAACCGGGATCGATTTTTAAACTCGTGACGTTATCCGCCGCGTTAAACGAAGGGCTCTTTTCGCTGGATTCTACCCTTGACTGCGAGAACGGCCAGTTTTTCTACGGGGGTTACTGGCTTCACGATGTCCATCCGTACGGTGTTTTGACCTTGCGGGAGGTTACGGCCAAATCCAGTAACATTGGATTTGCCAAGGTGGGGCTGGCCCTCGGGGAGAACCGGCTCTATCGCTATGTCCGGCTTTTTGGTTTCGGCGAACCCACAGGGCTTCTCCAAGGGCAAGGGGAGTCGGCCGGGATTGTCCGGCCGCTGGAGGAGTGGTCGAAGCTTACGGTGACCCGGGTGGCGATGGGCCAGGGGATTGCCGTTACGCCCATCCAGATGGCGGTCGCGGCGGCGGCTGTGGCCAATGGAGGGTGGCTTTTGCGTCCCTACCTCCTTAAGGAGCTTCGCAGCCCGCAAGGAGAGACCGTGGCGACGTTCCGGCCGCAGCCGCTTCGCCGGGTTGTTTCGAAGCGCGCGGCACGGCTTGCTTCTTTAGCTCTCAAGGGAGTTGTGGAGCCGGGGGGTACCGGGGTTAAGGCCAGTGTGCCGGGTTTTACGGTTGCCGGTAAAACCGGGACGGCACAGAAAGTCATCCGGGGAAGTTATGCGCACGGTCGCTATCTTTCCAGTTTTATTGGGTATTTCCCGGAGGAGGATCCAGAAGTTCTCCTTTTGGTCATGGTGGACGAACCCCATGGGGAGGACTACTACGGGGGGGCAGTGGCGGCGCCGGCTTTTAGCGAGATGGCAGGCCAGATTGCGGCGATTCTCAATATTGTTCCCAAAAGCCTTCCAGCGAAGCTAGCGGGGGAGGCAACACCATGAAACTGCGACAGCTCATACGGGCTTTGGAAGCCTATCATGTGCTGGGACCCACGGGAGGGGAGGTCACGGGGCTCTCTTATGACTCGCGGGATCTTGAACCGGGCAATCTTTTCTTTGCTTGGAAGGGTTCCCGTTTCGATGGGCATTCCTTTGCGGACAGGGCGTATGAAAAGGGAGCTAGCGGGGTTGTGGGTGAAATCTTACCGGAGGGGCTCCGGCTCCATCCGGGGGTTCCCTTCGTGCACGTTCCCTCGACTCGCAGTGCTCTTTCGGTCATGGCTGGTGCCTGGTATCACCATCCGAGCCGAAGCCTGAAAGTGGCAGGTGTGACGGGGACCAATGGGAAAACGACGACGTGCTATTTTCTCCATTCGTTCCTGGAAATGTCCGGATTTCGGACCGGGTTACTGGGCACAGTGGAATACCGCGTTGCGGGTTTGCAGCTGGTAGCCACCCGGACGACACCGGAGGGACTAGAGCTTCAGCATTTTCTTGCCCGGATGAGGGATTCGGGGTCTACCCATGCGGTCGTCGAACTTTCCTCTCATTCGCTGGCCCAGGGCCGGGCCGACGGGATCCGGTTTGATGTTGGGATTTTTACCAATCTCTCCCCTGAGCACCTGGATTTTCACGCGTCGATGGAGGAGTACTTTTTGGACAAATGCTTGTTGCTCCGGCTTCTGAAACGACCCTCAAGCTATTTTGTGGTCAACTGGGATGACCCGTATGGCAGGCGGATCCCGAAGTTTTTGCCTCCTCATGTGCGGCTTATCCGGTGCGGGATCCAGGGCAAGGAGGCCTTGGATCTCGAGGCTTCCCAGGTCAAGCTTTCCCTTTCCGGGACGGAGTTTTGGGTGCGGTGGCGGAAGTACCCGCGTCAGAAGGTGCGCTTGCCCCATTTGGGGGAGCATAACGTGCGGAATTTTCTCTGCGCGCTTGCAGCGGCTTGGGCACTGGGGATTTCCTGGAAGGAGCTGACTACCCTGTGGGAGGGATTGCCGCAGGTGCCGGGACGGATGGAGAGGTTTTCTTCCCGCCGGGGTTTTACGGTCGTTGTGGATTACGCGCATACCGAGGAAGGACTGCGCTATCTTTTGCAGACCCTGCGTGCCCTGGGTCCTCGGAAGCTTTCGCTTGTGGTTGGATGCGGGGGAAACCGGGATCGCACCAAGCGACCGAGGATGGCGCAGGTGGCCGTGGAAGGTTCGGATCGGGTCTACTTTACGGCCGATAATCCCAGAGATGAACCCTTGGAAAAGATTTTTGCA includes these proteins:
- a CDS encoding peptidoglycan D,D-transpeptidase FtsI family protein — encoded protein: MRQRALIIVALLVLGLTAISLRLVQLQLWEHEKYARLAMENHNVRLWLEPRRGVILDRNFQVLAQSRPTYEVHLDMQHVFEPGLLLPALARIAGKPPEVLVRTVNPSDRYALLSKDLSEEKVAQLEALQKEWLRKWQKEGKAVAPFLIVEERYKRLYPNGSLACHVVGMVDETGRGVLGVEKAWENWLAGKPGEKWFERDVRGREIAAFRAKDVPPVDGSTVVLTLDAGVQRVLEEGLKGLEGKYHPNGCFAIALRPKTGEVLGLANRPSFDPSRRGSIDAASLRNRCLTDTFEPGSIFKLVTLSAALNEGLFSLDSTLDCENGQFFYGGYWLHDVHPYGVLTLREVTAKSSNIGFAKVGLALGENRLYRYVRLFGFGEPTGLLQGQGESAGIVRPLEEWSKLTVTRVAMGQGIAVTPIQMAVAAAAVANGGWLLRPYLLKELRSPQGETVATFRPQPLRRVVSKRAARLASLALKGVVEPGGTGVKASVPGFTVAGKTGTAQKVIRGSYAHGRYLSSFIGYFPEEDPEVLLLVMVDEPHGEDYYGGAVAAPAFSEMAGQIAAILNIVPKSLPAKLAGEATP
- a CDS encoding UDP-N-acetylmuramoyl-L-alanyl-D-glutamate--2,6-diaminopimelate ligase, with amino-acid sequence MKLRQLIRALEAYHVLGPTGGEVTGLSYDSRDLEPGNLFFAWKGSRFDGHSFADRAYEKGASGVVGEILPEGLRLHPGVPFVHVPSTRSALSVMAGAWYHHPSRSLKVAGVTGTNGKTTTCYFLHSFLEMSGFRTGLLGTVEYRVAGLQLVATRTTPEGLELQHFLARMRDSGSTHAVVELSSHSLAQGRADGIRFDVGIFTNLSPEHLDFHASMEEYFLDKCLLLRLLKRPSSYFVVNWDDPYGRRIPKFLPPHVRLIRCGIQGKEALDLEASQVKLSLSGTEFWVRWRKYPRQKVRLPHLGEHNVRNFLCALAAAWALGISWKELTTLWEGLPQVPGRMERFSSRRGFTVVVDYAHTEEGLRYLLQTLRALGPRKLSLVVGCGGNRDRTKRPRMAQVAVEGSDRVYFTADNPRDEPLEKIFADMQQGVPPHAGKKVHWIADRKEAIGLAIADAREGDIVCVAGKGHERTQEIAGQFLPFDDREVVRWLLSRESR